The nucleotide window ACCCGTCGCTACATGGACGGTTTTTGGGAGCTGATCGATGACATGCTCAACGCCCTGCTGTTCGCGCTGATCGGCCTTGAGCTGCTGCTGTTGCCGTTCAACTGGATGCACCTGGCGGCCGGCAGTGTGCTGGCGCTGGCGGTGCTGCTGTCGAGGCTGCTGACCGTGGCCCCGGCCATTGTGTTGCTGCGCCGCTGGCGCCCGGTGCCCAAAGGCACGGTGCGGGTGCTGACCTGGGGCGGCCTGCGTGGCGGGGTGTCGGTGGCACTGGCGCTGTCGCTGCCACTGGGCGCGGAGCGTGACCTGCTGCTGTCGATCACCTACATCGTGGTGTTGTCGTCGATCCTGGTGCAGGGCTTGAGCATCGGGCGGGTGGTGCGCAAGGTCAGCGCCCAGCCGTAAGATTTTCGGGGCCGCTTTGCGGCCCCAAAAAATCGTCACTCGACTGCCGAATCCGGGAACTGGTCCTGGACATACTTGATCTCGGTGCGCCCGTGCGCTGCCGGCAAGCCGTCTTCACCGAGATTGACGAACACCATCTTGTCGACGGTCAGAATGCTCTTGCGGGTGATCTTGTTGCGCACTTCGCACTTGAGGGTGATCGAGGTGCGGCCGAACTCTGTGGCAGTGATGCCCAGCTCGATGATGTCACCCTGGCGCGAAGCGCTGACGAAGTTGATTTCCGATATGTATTTGGTCACGACGCGCTGGTTGCCCAGCTGGACGATGGCGTAAATGGCCGCCTCTTCGTCGATCCAGCGCAACAGGCTGCCACCGAACAGGGTGCCATTGGGGTTGAGGTCTTCGGGTTTAACCCACTTGCGGGTGTGAAAGTTCATCTGTACTCCTGACCTGCTTGGCTAACGTGTAGCAATGATGGCAGAGCGGCCGCCATCGCTCCATTGAACATCGACTATCGTCTCGATTAATCGACAGAAAACCTTGGGCAAGTGGCCGCGCGCGGCTATAATCTGCGCCGTTTCACATGGTCGCCCACTGCGGCGCCATGCCCGCCACCTGTCCGAGGGGCGCTGCAGCAGGCTAGGCCTGTCAGGCTCGGATGGGGCGTTGCTCGCTCTCGCGGGCGCTTAACGCACAACGGCGCCCATTCGCACACTACGAATGGAGGCTCTCATGAGCGCTGTAAACACGCCTGCTGGTTTTACCGATTTCAAAGTCGCTGACATCTCCCTGGCCGCTTGGGGCCGTCGCGAAACCATCATCGCCGAATCGGAAATGCCAGCCCTGATGGGCCTGCGTCGCAAGTACCTGACCGAGCAACCGCTCAAGGGTGCGAAGATCCTGGGCTGCATCCACATGACCATCCAGACCGCCGTGCTGATCGAAACCCTGGTAGCCCTGGGTGCCGAAGTGCGCTGGTCGTCCTGCAACATCTTCTCGACTCAAGACCAGGCTGCCGCGTCCATCGCCGCCGCCGGCATCCCGGTATTCGCCTGGAAAGGTGAAACCGAAGAAGAGTACGAGTGGTGCCTGGAGCAGACCATCCTGAAAGATGGCCAGCCATGGGACGCCAACATGATCCTCGACGACGGCGGCGACCTGACCGAGCTGCTGCACAAGAAGTACCCCCAGGTACTGGACCGCGTGCACGGTGTAACCGAAGAGACCACCACTGGCGTACACCGCCTGCTGGACATGCTGGCCAAAGGCGAGCTGAAAGTCCCGGCGATCAACGTCAACGACTCGGTCACCAAGAGCAAGAACGACAACAAGTACGGCTGCCGTCACAGCCTGAACGACGCCATCAAGCGTGGTACCGACCACCTGCTGTCGGGCAAGCAAGCCCTGGTGATCGGCTACGGTGACGTGGGCAAGGGCTCGGCCCAGTCCCTGCGTCAGGAAGGCATGATCGTCAAGGTCACCGAAGTTGACCCGATCTGCGCCATGCAGGCCTGCATGGACGGCTTCGAGCTGGTCTCGCCGTTCATCGACGGTATCAACGACGGCACCGAAGCCAGCATCGACAAGGCCCTGCTGGGCAAGATCGACCTGATCGTCACCACCACCGGTAACGTCAACGTCTGCGATGCCAACATGCTCAAGGCCCTGAAGAAGCGTGCCGTGGTCTGCAACATCGGCCACTTCGACAATGAGATCGACACCGCCTTCATGCGCAAGAACTGGGCCTGGGAAGAGGTCAAGCCGCAGGTACACAAGATCCACCGTACCGGCGCTGGCAGCTTCGACCCGCAGAACGACGACTACCTGATCCTGCTGGCCGAAGGCCGCCTGGTCAACCTGGGTAACGCCACTGGCCACCCAAGCCGCATCATGGACGGTTCGTTCGCCAACCAGGTGCTGGCACAGATCTTCCTGTTCGAGCAGAAGTACGCCGACCTGTCGGCCGAGAAGAAAGCCGAGCGCCTGACTGTTGAAGTACTGCCGAAGAAACTCGACGAAGAAGTGGCCCTGGAAATGGTCCGCGGCTTCGGCGGCGTGGTTACCAAGCTGACCAAGCAGCAAGCCGACTACATCGGCGTGACCGTCGAAGGCCCGTTCAAGCCGCACGCCTACCGCTACTAAGTAGTCGCAGGCAACGCTTCGCAACGATGCCCAAGCCAGGCCGGCCCACACCGCCCTGGCTTTTACTTGCAGCCTGCCGCTTGAAGCAGGCTGCTTGAGGAACGAGTAATGTCACAAGAACGCCGCTACAGTTTCGAGTTCTTCCCGACCAAGACCGACGCCGGTCACGAAAAGCTGATGGGCGTCGCCCGCCAGCTGGCCACCTACAACCCGGACTTCTTCTCCTGCACCTACGGTGCCGGTGGCTCGACCCGCGACCGCACGCTGAACACCGTGCTGCAGCTGGAAAGCGAAGTGAAGGTACCCGCCGCACCGCACCTGTCGTGCGTGGGCGACTCCAAGGACGACTTGCGCGCCCTGCTGGCGGAATACAAGGCTGCCGGCATCAAGCGCATCGTCGCCCTGCGTGGCGACCTGCCATCGGGCATGGGCATGGCCAGTGGCGAACTACGCTACGCCAGCGACCTGGTCGAGTTCATCCGCCAGGAAACCGCTGACCACTTCCACCTGGAAGTGGCCGCCTACCCGGAAATGCACCCACAGGCGCGCAATTTCGAAACCGACCTGGCCAACTTCGTGCACAAGGTCAAGGCTGGCGCCGACAGCGCCATCACCCAGTACTTCTTCAACGCCGACAGCTACTTCTACTTCGTCGAGCGCGCACAGAAGCTGGGCGTGGACATCCCGGTGGTACCCGGCATCATGCCGATCACCAACTACAGCAAGCTGGCGCGCTTCTCCGACGCTTGTGGCGCCGAGATCCCGCGCTGGATCCGCAAGCAGCTGGAAGCCTATGCCGACGACACCGCCAGCATCCAGGCATTTGGCGAAGAAGTGATTACCCGCATGTGCGAACAGCTGCTGCAAGGCGGCGCACCGGGCCTGCACTTCTACACCTTGAACCAGGCCGAGCCAAGCCTGGCGATCTGGAACAACCTGAAGCTGCCGCGCTGAAACTTTTTGGCAAAGTCTGCTTAAGAAATGATTAAGGCTTTGGTCATAGACTAAAGCCTT belongs to Pseudomonas putida NBRC 14164 and includes:
- a CDS encoding acyl-CoA thioesterase encodes the protein MNFHTRKWVKPEDLNPNGTLFGGSLLRWIDEEAAIYAIVQLGNQRVVTKYISEINFVSASRQGDIIELGITATEFGRTSITLKCEVRNKITRKSILTVDKMVFVNLGEDGLPAAHGRTEIKYVQDQFPDSAVE
- the metF gene encoding methylenetetrahydrofolate reductase [NAD(P)H] — its product is MSQERRYSFEFFPTKTDAGHEKLMGVARQLATYNPDFFSCTYGAGGSTRDRTLNTVLQLESEVKVPAAPHLSCVGDSKDDLRALLAEYKAAGIKRIVALRGDLPSGMGMASGELRYASDLVEFIRQETADHFHLEVAAYPEMHPQARNFETDLANFVHKVKAGADSAITQYFFNADSYFYFVERAQKLGVDIPVVPGIMPITNYSKLARFSDACGAEIPRWIRKQLEAYADDTASIQAFGEEVITRMCEQLLQGGAPGLHFYTLNQAEPSLAIWNNLKLPR
- the ahcY gene encoding adenosylhomocysteinase; translation: MSAVNTPAGFTDFKVADISLAAWGRRETIIAESEMPALMGLRRKYLTEQPLKGAKILGCIHMTIQTAVLIETLVALGAEVRWSSCNIFSTQDQAAASIAAAGIPVFAWKGETEEEYEWCLEQTILKDGQPWDANMILDDGGDLTELLHKKYPQVLDRVHGVTEETTTGVHRLLDMLAKGELKVPAINVNDSVTKSKNDNKYGCRHSLNDAIKRGTDHLLSGKQALVIGYGDVGKGSAQSLRQEGMIVKVTEVDPICAMQACMDGFELVSPFIDGINDGTEASIDKALLGKIDLIVTTTGNVNVCDANMLKALKKRAVVCNIGHFDNEIDTAFMRKNWAWEEVKPQVHKIHRTGAGSFDPQNDDYLILLAEGRLVNLGNATGHPSRIMDGSFANQVLAQIFLFEQKYADLSAEKKAERLTVEVLPKKLDEEVALEMVRGFGGVVTKLTKQQADYIGVTVEGPFKPHAYRY